Proteins from a single region of Butyrivibrio fibrisolvens:
- a CDS encoding glycosyl hydrolase 53 family protein: protein MVKKLTSKISFLLAISLSALSLSACSNNNSSQSENGASASSASTESISASSADTDSSSSNEDISDNTTSDIVIDDTEAIGIKTVDSNGDYYKDKQVYVQKIDGLSEDFMRGVDISSFLSEIESGVVFKDYEGNDIDSQGFFDLLADSGVNYVRIRVWNDPYDENGNGYGGGNCDIDRAISMGEYATNAGMKVYIDFHYSDFWADPNKQMCPKAWEGMSISEKETTLYDYTKESLEKLKDAGVDVGLVAVGNETDSGMAGVTSNSEKCKLYSAGSKAVREVFPDAYVAVHYSNPQRDYMEIAKMLDDTGVDYDVFATSYYPYWHGTLENLTDTLKNVADTYGKKVMVAETSWAYTLDDGDGSGNTVGKGSNDDSSEYSISVQGQSEVIRNVIKAVADVGDAGIGMFYWEPAWIPVNVYADTTDNASDTLKANSAAWEKYGAGWASSYASVYDPDDAGQYYGGSSWDNQALFDFAGYPLYSLKTFGYVYEGNEVEGMEFEGALTPSGITVSLGEDISLYLPKTVKGEYTGDVRLDLPVEWDDYSNIKEFGEYKLFGTVTDILSDEEDNTSRVIIKITVLPESLLENSDFETGDDSGWLLEGNGPWVDTEDVYRGEYGLHFWSQTAVEFTATQTYTAIHSGNYTASMMIQGGDAGDDQVITITVTNETKGTSVTAETKVTGWLEWTNPTTDVIEADAGDILTVTIYVKGASGAWGTIDDAYLYIE, encoded by the coding sequence ATGGTCAAAAAACTAACTTCAAAAATATCATTCTTATTAGCAATTAGTCTTTCAGCACTATCTTTATCTGCATGTAGCAATAATAATTCATCTCAAAGTGAAAACGGAGCATCTGCAAGTAGTGCATCTACTGAATCGATATCAGCATCAAGTGCAGATACAGACTCGTCTTCATCTAATGAAGATATTTCGGATAACACTACATCAGATATAGTTATTGATGATACAGAAGCTATAGGAATTAAAACTGTCGATTCAAACGGAGATTATTACAAAGATAAACAGGTATATGTCCAAAAGATAGATGGCCTTTCTGAAGATTTCATGAGAGGTGTGGATATCTCCTCTTTTCTCTCAGAGATTGAAAGCGGAGTAGTATTCAAGGACTATGAAGGAAACGATATTGACAGCCAGGGATTTTTTGATCTCCTTGCTGATAGCGGCGTCAACTATGTCAGGATCCGTGTCTGGAACGACCCGTATGATGAAAATGGCAACGGATATGGCGGCGGTAACTGTGACATAGATAGAGCGATATCCATGGGAGAATATGCGACCAATGCCGGAATGAAAGTCTATATAGATTTTCACTATTCAGATTTCTGGGCAGATCCCAACAAGCAGATGTGTCCCAAAGCCTGGGAGGGCATGAGCATTTCAGAAAAAGAAACTACTTTATATGATTACACTAAAGAATCCCTTGAAAAACTTAAGGACGCAGGTGTTGATGTAGGTCTCGTAGCAGTAGGAAATGAAACAGATTCCGGAATGGCAGGAGTAACTTCCAATTCTGAGAAATGCAAACTATATAGCGCCGGTAGTAAGGCTGTACGTGAGGTTTTCCCTGATGCATATGTTGCAGTTCATTATTCCAATCCTCAAAGAGATTATATGGAAATAGCTAAAATGCTGGATGATACAGGCGTAGACTACGACGTTTTTGCAACTTCCTATTACCCTTACTGGCATGGAACGCTTGAAAATCTTACTGATACTCTTAAAAATGTAGCAGATACTTATGGTAAAAAAGTCATGGTAGCCGAGACTTCATGGGCATATACATTAGATGACGGAGACGGCTCAGGCAATACCGTAGGCAAGGGAAGCAATGATGACAGTAGTGAGTATTCGATCTCTGTTCAGGGCCAGAGTGAAGTAATAAGAAATGTAATCAAAGCAGTAGCCGATGTCGGAGATGCAGGAATAGGAATGTTTTACTGGGAGCCTGCATGGATTCCTGTAAATGTATATGCTGATACTACTGATAATGCCAGCGATACATTAAAAGCTAATAGCGCTGCCTGGGAAAAATATGGCGCAGGATGGGCTTCAAGTTATGCATCAGTTTATGATCCTGATGATGCGGGCCAGTACTATGGTGGAAGCTCCTGGGATAATCAGGCACTTTTTGATTTTGCAGGATATCCTCTTTATTCTTTAAAAACATTTGGATACGTATATGAAGGTAACGAAGTCGAAGGAATGGAATTCGAGGGAGCATTAACCCCGTCAGGAATTACTGTAAGTCTTGGCGAAGACATTTCTTTATATCTTCCAAAGACTGTAAAAGGAGAATATACAGGCGATGTAAGACTAGATCTCCCCGTTGAGTGGGATGATTATTCTAATATTAAAGAATTCGGAGAATACAAGCTTTTTGGTACTGTAACAGATATCCTGTCTGATGAAGAAGACAACACGTCAAGAGTTATCATTAAGATAACTGTTCTTCCTGAAAGCCTTCTTGAAAACAGTGATTTTGAAACAGGAGATGATTCAGGATGGCTCCTTGAAGGTAATGGACCCTGGGTAGATACAGAAGATGTTTACAGAGGCGAGTATGGACTTCATTTCTGGTCCCAGACTGCGGTTGAGTTTACAGCTACTCAGACCTATACAGCTATACATTCAGGAAATTATACAGCATCCATGATGATTCAGGGCGGCGATGCAGGTGATGATCAGGTGATCACGATCACTGTTACTAATGAAACTAAAGGAACCTCTGTAACTGCAGAAACTAAAGTAACCGGCTGGCTTGAATGGACTAATCCTACAACAGATGTTATCGAGGCAGATGCCGGAGATATACTTACAGTAACTATTTATGTAAAAGGCGCTTCCGGTGCCTGGGGTACGATAGATGATGCGTATCTTTACATAGAATGA